Proteins from a genomic interval of Nasonia vitripennis strain AsymCx chromosome 3, Nvit_psr_1.1, whole genome shotgun sequence:
- the LOC100116955 gene encoding farnesol dehydrogenase: MCVSRLRRRSCQSRLTRLAANIARTLLHSNSRMDRWRGKVAVVTGASSGIGAYVVELLVRADMKVVGLARRVEVLQQMASRMAKHHPGSFYPVKCDLQKEEDILEAFKYTEEKVGPVNVLVNNAGFLVSERIIDSSTENFRKILDINVLAVAICIREATKLMRKHKVHGHIVNINSVAGHEAARIQVPVNLYCASKYAVTGMTESVRNELTSLNSGIKITSLSPGPVKTDMIRAAGIPDELIDKVPILEAKDVAEAVIFALGTPTHVQINELTITPLDETVQDARG; encoded by the exons ATGTGCGTCTCTCGGCTGCGACGCCGTTCATGCCAGTCAAGATTGACCAGACTCGCGGCTAACATAGCTCGGACACTGCTACACTCGAATAGCAGGATGGATCGCTGGCGAGGAAAAGTGGCTGTGGTGACCGGAGCCTCCTCCGGGATCGGCGCTTACGTCGTCGAGCTTCTCGTGAGGGCCGACATGAAGGTAGTCGGCTTGGCCAGGAGGGTCGAGGTGCTGCAGCAGATGGCCAGCAGGATGGCCAAGCATCACCCCGGCAGCTTCTATCCCGTCAAGTGCGATCTGCAGAAGGAGGAGGACATCCTCGAGGCTTTCAAGTACACCGAGGAGAAGGTGGGACCGGTGAACGTCCTCGTCAATAACGCCGGGTTCCTGGTCTCCGAGAGGATTATCG ACAGCTCGACGGAGAACTTTCGCAAGATCCTGGACATCAACGTGCTGGCGGTGGCCATCTGCATCCGCGAGGCCACGAAGCTCATGCGCAAGCACAAGGTCCACGGGCACATCGTCAACATAAACAGCGTCGCGGGCCACGAGGCGGCGAGGATACAGGTGCCCGTGAATCTCTACTGCGCCAGCAAGTACGCCGTCACCGGTATGACCGAGTCCGTCAGGAACGAGCTGACCAGCCTCAACTCCGGCATCAAGATCACG AGCCTCAGTCCAGGACCGGTTAAAACGGACATGATCCGCGCCGCGGGCATCCCCGACGAGCTGATCGACAAGGTTCCCATCCTCGAGGCCAAAGACGTCGCCGAAGCCGTCATCTTCGCCCTCGGCACGCCAACCCACGTCCAG ATAAACGAGCTGACGATCACACCGCTGGACGAGACGGTGCAAGACGCCAGAGGCTGA
- the LOC100121172 gene encoding arylsulfatase B, producing MKIPSSALLLLITILSVESVPRKLRSSGPQSSNSIPGSSSESPPNIVMIIADDMGWNDVSFHGSDQIPTPNIDALAYNGVILNSHYVSALCTPSRSALLTGKYPIHTGMQHLVILEAEPRGLPLHEKILPQYLKEAGYATHAIGKWHQGFHRREYTPTYRGFDSHFGYWQGLQDYYTHEVGSSNPKEGFLGFDMRRNMSLARDTYGKYSTDLFTDEAVRLIEEHRPEAGPMFLYLAHLAPHSGNDNEPLQAPDEEVAKFSYVEDPERRIYAAMMSKLDQSVGEVVSALRRKNMLQNSIVVFMADNGAATQGIHYNRGSNYPLRGIKASAWEGAVRGAAAVWSPLIQRPKRIYNELMSIADWLPTLLSASGLRDVVRVSANIDGVDQWPAISGVAPSPPRNEILVNIDPIFNYSALRRGEFKYVLGTVGNGEEWYGETGRPENQGLEGASPTYDPETVLMSKAGTAIAGLLTAKQVSEIRAVRKDTYGRVKDDEMATSKLLTVDELLKLRSSASLRCTVPESERVACHPLQSPCLFNIKEDPCEQRNLAASRAMILATLEEALLKYRVTALPPSNVPNDPKANPAFWNHTWVNWQDDDPYEFLTDMVGKNKLENINDRMPGSVIAVIAVLLGLAVVAIFALIGLRCNKKYHALKKKQQQSDYRNSRHFQEVQQPSETQAVLEPEESQPNGKIVESFTANETRDVPSLENIE from the exons ATGAAAATCCCGAGCAGCGCTCTCCTCCTGCTAATCACGATCCTCTCGGTGGAGTCGGTCCCGCGCAAGCTCCGATCGTCCGGGCCGCAGTCGAGCAACTCGATCCCGGGCAGTTCCTCCGAGTCGCCGCCCAACATCGTCATGATCATAGCCGACGACATGGGCTGGAACGACGTGAGCTTCCACGGCAGCGACCAGATCCCGACGCCGAACATCGACGCCCTGGCTTACAACGGCGTCATCCTGAACAGCCATTACGTCTCGGCTCTGTGCACGCCGAGCAGATCGGCCCTGCTGACCGGCAAGTATCCGATTCACACCGGTATGCAGCACCTGGTGATTCTCGAGGCCGAGCCCAGGGGACTGCCGCTGCACGAGAAGATTCTTCCGCAG TACCTGAAAGAGGCCGGTTACGCAACCCACGCGATCGGCAAGTGGCACCAGGGCTTCCACCGTCGCGAGTACACGCCGACCTACCGGGGCTTCGACTCGCACTTCGGCTACTGGCAGGGTCTGCAGGACTACTACACCCACGAGGTCGGCTCGTCGAACCCGAAGGAGGGCTTCCTCGGCTTCGACATGCGGCGCAACATGAGCCTGGCCCGCGACACCTACGGCAAGTACTCGACCGACCTCTTCACCGACGAGGCCGTCCGACTGATCGAGGAGCACCGGCCCGAGGCTGGGCCCATGTTCCTGTACTTGGCGCATCTGGCACCGCACAGCGGCAACGATAACGAGCCCCTCCAGGCGCCCGACGAGGAGGTCGCCAAGTTCTCCTACGTCGAGGACCCCGAGAGGAGGATCTACGCGGCGATGATGAGCAAGCTCGACCAGAGCGTCGGCGAGGTCGTCAGCGCGCTCAGGAGGAAGAACATGCTGCAGAACAGCATCGTCGTTTTCATGGCCGATAACGGGGCCGCCACCCAGGGCATACACTACAACCGCGGGAGCAACTATCCTCTCAGGGGG ATAAAAGCCAGCGCGTGGGAGGGTGCGGTACGCGGCGCCGCGGCCGTCTGGAGTCCCTTGATCCAGCGGCCCAAGCGGATCTACAACGAGCTGATGTCCATCGCCGACTGGCTACCGACCCTCCTCAGCGCCTCGGGTCTCCGAGACGTCGTCCGGGTGAGCGCGAACATCGACGGCGTCGACCAGTGGCCGGCCATCAGCGGCGTAGCCCCCAGCCCTCCGCGCAACGAGATCCTCGTCAACATCGACCCGATCTTCAACTACTCGGCCCTCCGGAGGGGAGAGTTCAAGTACGTCCTGGGGACCGTCGGCAACGGCGAGGAGTGGTACGGAGAGACCGGACGACCGGAGAACCAGGGACTCGAGGGGGCCAGTCCCACCTACGACCCGGAGACCGTCCTGATGAGCAAGGCTGGCACCGCCATCGCCGGACTGCTCACCGCCAAGCAG GTATCGGAGATCAGAGCGGTGAGAAAAGACACCTACGGCCGAGTGAAGGATGACGAAATGGCCACGTCAAAGCTCTTGACGGTCGACGAATTGCTCAAGCTCAGATCCTCCGCCAGTTTGCGCTGCACCGTGCCCGAATCCGAGAGG GTCGCCTGTCACCCGCTGCAATCGCCCTGTCTCTTCAACATCAAGGAGGACCCCTGCGAGCAACGAAATCTCGCCGCTTCCCGGGCCATGATCCTGGCGACACTCGAGGAGGCTCTTCTCAAGTACCGCGTAACGGCTCTGCCTCCGAGCAACGTGCCCAACGACCCCAAGGCCAATCCTGCCTTCTGGAACCACACCTGGGTCAACTGGCAGGACGACGACCCGTACGAGTTCCTCACCGACATGGTCGGCAAGAACAAGCTGGAGAACATCAACGACCGCATGCCCGGATCGGTTATCGCCGTTATCGCCGTCCTACTGGGTCTCGCGGTCGTCGCCATCTTCGCGCTCATCGGACTCAGGTGCAACAAGAAGTATCACGCGCTGAAGAAGAAACAGCAGCAGTCGGATTACCGCAACTCGAG GCATTTCCAAGAGGTACAGCAGCCCAGCGAGACACAGGCGGTACTCGAGCCAGAGGAGAGCCAGCCCAACGGTAAGATCGTGGAAAGCTTTACGGCGAACGAGACGCGCGACGTGCCGTCCCTCGAGAACATCGAATGA